Proteins found in one Aliidongia dinghuensis genomic segment:
- a CDS encoding substrate-binding domain-containing protein produces the protein MNEIPLTLAISRYDHVEDLTAGRVVPEGIRLTALSLPIEEIFFRFLKHREWDVSELSFAKYASLISQGDRSLTAIPVFPSRIFRHSSVYVRRDGPVQSPTDLAGKRIGIPEWAQTAAVYSRGFLKHQYGVDLKSIDWIQAGVNEPGRGEKVKLDLPEGIRLTPAPTKSLSQMLVEGEVDAVLTAHAPDCFEHGHPNVRRLFEDYMAVEADYYRTTGIFPIMHVVALKRDVVDTNPWVAMSLLKAFEEAKRRSVARALEVTAPRFPIPWCFEHARRAQDLFGEDHWPYGVDANRTTLEAFLKYAHEQGVCHRLLTPEDLFPSQVLSRFRI, from the coding sequence ATGAACGAAATCCCGCTCACGCTCGCCATCAGCCGCTACGACCATGTCGAGGACCTGACCGCCGGGCGGGTGGTGCCGGAGGGCATCCGGCTCACCGCCTTGAGCCTGCCGATCGAAGAAATCTTCTTCCGCTTCCTGAAGCACCGCGAATGGGACGTGTCGGAACTGTCCTTCGCGAAATACGCCTCGCTGATCTCCCAGGGCGACCGCTCGCTGACCGCGATCCCAGTGTTCCCGTCGCGCATCTTCCGGCATTCGTCGGTCTATGTCCGGCGCGACGGGCCGGTGCAGAGCCCGACGGACCTGGCCGGCAAGCGCATCGGCATCCCGGAATGGGCGCAGACCGCCGCAGTCTATTCGCGCGGCTTCCTCAAGCATCAGTACGGCGTCGATCTCAAGAGCATCGACTGGATCCAGGCCGGCGTGAACGAACCGGGCCGCGGCGAAAAGGTCAAGCTCGACCTGCCTGAGGGCATTCGGCTGACGCCGGCGCCGACCAAAAGCCTCAGCCAAATGCTGGTGGAAGGCGAGGTCGACGCGGTGCTGACCGCCCACGCGCCCGACTGTTTCGAGCACGGCCATCCAAACGTGCGCCGGCTGTTCGAGGACTATATGGCGGTCGAGGCGGACTATTACCGCACGACCGGTATCTTCCCGATCATGCATGTGGTGGCACTGAAGCGCGATGTGGTCGACACCAATCCCTGGGTCGCGATGAGCCTCTTGAAGGCGTTCGAGGAGGCGAAGCGTCGGAGCGTCGCCCGCGCGCTCGAGGTGACGGCGCCGCGCTTCCCGATCCCCTGGTGCTTCGAGCATGCCAGGCGCGCCCAGGACCTGTTCGGCGAAGACCATTGGCCCTACGGCGTCGACGCCAACCGCACGACGCTGGAGGCGTTCCTGAAATACGCCCACGAGCAGGGCGTGTGCCATCGTCTGCTGACACCCGAGGACTTGTTCCCGAGCCAAGTGCTTTCCCGCTTCCGCATCTGA
- a CDS encoding Gfo/Idh/MocA family protein, producing MAERRIGIVMNGITGRMGTNQHLIRSIAAIRADGGLKLKSGDMLMPDPILVGRNAAKLEALARAHGIPRWTTDLDAALADPKDEIFFDAATTQLRAGLLQRAIEAGRHVYCEKPIADNLADAVAVARLAKERGIKHGVVQDKLFLPGLRKLKLVIDSGFLGRILSVRGEFGYWVFEGDWQPAQRPSWNYKAAEGGGIILDMLCHWRYVLDNTFGAVKSVSCLGATHIPERVDEQGRTYQADADDAAYATFQLDGGIVAQINSSWCTRVRRDDLVTFHVDGTLGSAVAGLQKCRTQSRVNTPKPVWNPDIVQPIDFFDAWEEVPDNIPYPNGFRAQWELFLRHVAGEVADFPWDLAAGAKGVQLAEAGLQSWRERRWIDLEALEI from the coding sequence ATGGCGGAACGGCGGATCGGCATCGTGATGAACGGCATCACGGGCCGCATGGGCACGAACCAGCATCTGATCCGCTCGATCGCGGCGATCCGCGCCGACGGCGGCTTGAAGCTCAAGTCGGGCGACATGCTGATGCCCGACCCGATCCTGGTCGGCCGCAACGCCGCGAAGCTCGAGGCGCTCGCCCGTGCCCATGGCATCCCGCGCTGGACGACCGACCTCGATGCGGCGCTGGCCGACCCCAAGGACGAGATCTTCTTCGACGCGGCCACGACCCAGCTGCGCGCGGGCCTGCTGCAGCGGGCGATCGAGGCCGGCCGCCATGTCTATTGCGAGAAGCCGATCGCCGACAACCTGGCGGACGCCGTCGCCGTCGCGCGCCTCGCCAAAGAGCGCGGCATCAAGCATGGCGTGGTGCAGGACAAGCTGTTCCTGCCCGGCCTGCGCAAGCTCAAGCTGGTGATCGACAGCGGCTTCCTCGGCCGCATCCTCTCGGTCCGCGGCGAGTTCGGCTATTGGGTGTTCGAGGGCGACTGGCAGCCGGCGCAGCGGCCGTCGTGGAACTACAAGGCGGCTGAGGGCGGCGGCATCATCCTCGACATGCTGTGCCACTGGCGCTACGTGCTCGACAATACGTTCGGCGCGGTGAAATCGGTCTCGTGCCTGGGCGCCACCCATATCCCTGAGCGGGTCGACGAACAGGGCCGGACCTATCAGGCCGACGCGGACGACGCTGCCTATGCCACGTTCCAGCTTGATGGCGGCATCGTGGCGCAGATCAATTCCTCCTGGTGCACGCGCGTGCGGCGCGACGACCTCGTGACCTTCCATGTCGACGGCACCCTGGGCTCGGCCGTCGCCGGCCTGCAGAAGTGCCGGACCCAGTCGCGCGTCAACACGCCGAAGCCGGTGTGGAACCCGGACATCGTCCAGCCGATCGATTTCTTCGACGCCTGGGAGGAAGTGCCGGACAACATCCCCTACCCGAACGGTTTCCGCGCGCAGTGGGAGCTGTTCCTGCGCCATGTCGCGGGCGAGGTCGCCGACTTCCCGTGGGACCTCGCGGCCGGCGCCAAGGGCGTGCAGTTGGCCGAAGCCGGGCTCCAGTCCTGGCGCGAGCGGCGCTGGATCGACCTCGAGGCGCTGGAGATCTGA
- a CDS encoding sugar phosphate isomerase/epimerase family protein, giving the protein MADLSRLSLNTITVREQWTLAQCIEGCARHGIPGISPWRDKLAAYGLERATRHIRDAGLHVSGLCRGGMFTLPNAIEDNKRAIDEAAALGADCLVMVVGGLLPGSKDLARARGMVADGLAAVLPHARAAGVKLALEPLHPMTCADRAVLSTTAQALDLADALGDGVGVALDVYHIWWDPEIARSIARAGSRILGFHVSDWLVPTRDTALDRGMMGDGVIDIPDLRAQVEAAGYHGLIEVEIMSERDWWRRDPDEVLGVMKERFTSAV; this is encoded by the coding sequence ATGGCCGACCTTTCGCGCCTGTCGCTCAACACGATCACGGTCCGGGAACAGTGGACGCTCGCCCAATGCATCGAGGGCTGCGCGCGCCACGGCATTCCTGGCATCTCGCCCTGGCGCGACAAGCTCGCGGCCTATGGGCTGGAGCGGGCCACCCGTCACATCCGCGACGCGGGCCTCCACGTCTCGGGCCTGTGCCGCGGCGGCATGTTCACCCTGCCGAATGCGATCGAGGACAATAAACGGGCGATCGACGAGGCGGCAGCGCTTGGTGCGGATTGCCTGGTCATGGTGGTAGGCGGGCTCTTGCCGGGCTCAAAAGACCTGGCCCGCGCCCGCGGCATGGTTGCCGACGGGCTTGCCGCCGTCCTGCCCCATGCGCGCGCAGCCGGCGTCAAGCTGGCGCTCGAACCGCTCCACCCCATGACCTGCGCCGACCGCGCCGTGCTCTCGACCACGGCCCAGGCGCTCGACCTGGCCGATGCGCTGGGCGACGGCGTCGGCGTGGCGCTCGACGTCTATCATATCTGGTGGGACCCGGAGATCGCGCGCAGCATCGCGCGCGCCGGATCGCGCATCCTGGGCTTCCATGTCTCAGACTGGCTGGTGCCGACGCGCGACACAGCGCTCGATCGCGGCATGATGGGCGACGGGGTCATCGACATCCCGGACCTGCGCGCCCAGGTCGAGGCGGCGGGCTATCACGGCCTGATCGAGGTCGAGATCATGTCCGAGCGCGACTGGTGGCGGCGCGATCCGGACGAGGTCCTGGGCGTGATGAAGGAGCGCTTCACGAGCGCCGTTTGA
- a CDS encoding MarR family winged helix-turn-helix transcriptional regulator, translated as MIDPATKTTVDYPLAYSIGAALRATQRQFAQELQDRLAPYDIPMGMWYFFRALWEEDGLTQRQLSQRVGATEQTTVEQLRNMEQRGYIERRRSADDRRKIHVHLTETGRNLKNRLLPFAIEANRAALDGLSDGEIGFLRLVLDRIRGNLARCQAERRGGERLDIDDAGQEASVAK; from the coding sequence ATGATCGATCCCGCCACAAAGACCACCGTCGATTATCCGCTCGCCTACAGCATCGGCGCCGCGTTGCGCGCGACCCAGCGCCAGTTCGCCCAGGAACTGCAGGACCGTCTCGCGCCCTACGACATCCCGATGGGCATGTGGTACTTCTTTCGCGCGCTCTGGGAGGAAGACGGGCTTACCCAGCGACAGCTGAGCCAGCGCGTCGGCGCCACGGAGCAGACGACGGTCGAGCAGCTCCGGAACATGGAGCAGCGCGGCTATATCGAGCGGCGCCGCTCGGCCGACGACCGGCGCAAGATCCATGTCCATCTGACCGAGACCGGCCGCAACCTCAAGAATCGCCTGCTGCCGTTCGCCATCGAGGCGAACCGGGCGGCGCTCGATGGCCTGAGCGACGGCGAGATCGGCTTCCTGCGCCTGGTGCTCGACCGCATCCGCGGCAATCTGGCGCGCTGCCAGGCCGAACGGCGCGGCGGCGAACGGCTTGACATTGACGATGCCGGACAAGAAGCTTCGGTAGCGAAGTAA
- a CDS encoding dihydrodipicolinate synthase family protein — translation MPSIHLPRPDRTVENYQTRPPRAFPAATPPFSRIAFSAAHVVADPLAEHDPWGAPAIDWDRTIAYRRHLWSLGLGVAEAMDTAQRGMGLDWPASLELIGRALDAARDVPGALIASGAGTDHLTPGPDVTIDDVIAAYETQCAAVEKLNGRIILMASRALASAARGPDDYMRVYDRILGQVRAPVIIHWLGEMFDPALAGYWGAADHRDAMATCLDVIAAHSAKIDGIKISLLDKDKEITMRRRLPAGVRMYTGDDFNYAELIAGDDQGHSDALLGIFDAIAPAAAAALGNLSRGNEAQFHEILAPTVPLSRHIFRAPTRFYKTGVVFMAYLNGHQDHFAMVGGQQSARSALHLAELFRLADQAGLLADPDEACRRMAMVMALHGVR, via the coding sequence ATGCCGAGCATCCACCTGCCCCGGCCCGACCGCACGGTCGAAAATTACCAGACCCGGCCGCCACGCGCCTTCCCGGCCGCCACGCCGCCGTTTTCGCGCATCGCGTTTTCCGCCGCCCACGTCGTGGCCGATCCGCTGGCCGAGCATGATCCCTGGGGCGCGCCGGCGATCGACTGGGACCGCACCATCGCCTATCGCCGCCATCTCTGGTCCTTGGGGCTCGGCGTCGCCGAAGCCATGGATACGGCGCAGCGCGGCATGGGGCTCGACTGGCCGGCCAGCCTCGAGTTGATCGGCCGCGCGCTCGACGCTGCCCGCGACGTGCCGGGTGCCTTGATCGCGTCCGGCGCCGGCACAGACCATCTGACGCCCGGGCCGGACGTCACGATCGATGACGTGATCGCTGCCTACGAGACGCAATGCGCCGCGGTCGAGAAACTCAACGGCCGGATCATCCTGATGGCATCACGCGCGCTGGCATCGGCGGCCCGCGGACCTGACGACTATATGCGCGTCTATGACCGCATCCTCGGCCAGGTGCGGGCCCCGGTCATCATCCATTGGCTGGGCGAGATGTTCGACCCGGCGCTCGCGGGCTATTGGGGGGCGGCCGACCATAGAGACGCCATGGCGACCTGCCTCGACGTGATCGCAGCCCACTCGGCCAAGATCGACGGCATCAAGATCTCGCTCCTGGACAAGGACAAGGAGATCACCATGCGTCGGCGCCTGCCCGCCGGCGTGCGCATGTATACCGGCGACGACTTCAACTATGCAGAGCTCATCGCCGGCGACGATCAGGGCCATTCGGATGCGCTCTTGGGCATCTTCGACGCCATCGCGCCAGCCGCGGCCGCGGCGCTCGGCAACCTCTCGCGCGGCAATGAGGCGCAATTCCACGAGATCCTGGCGCCGACCGTACCGCTGTCGCGCCACATCTTCCGGGCGCCGACCCGCTTTTATAAGACCGGCGTCGTGTTCATGGCCTACCTCAACGGCCACCAGGACCATTTCGCCATGGTCGGGGGCCAGCAGTCGGCCCGGAGCGCTCTGCACCTGGCCGAACTGTTCCGCCTGGCCGACCAGGCGGGCCTGCTCGCCGACCCGGATGAGGCCTGCCGGCGCATGGCCATGGTCATGGCGCTCCACGGAGTCCGGTGA